A single region of the Brassica rapa cultivar Chiifu-401-42 chromosome A03, CAAS_Brap_v3.01, whole genome shotgun sequence genome encodes:
- the LOC103861333 gene encoding protein DETOXIFICATION 56-like: protein MSETSKLETFHPEASEGCSLETSGLKVSKGCCSKTLMQSIFHELKVQMRIGLPLVAMNLLWFGKITSTSVFLGRQGKHNLAGGSLGFSFANATGFAVLYGISAAMEPICGQAFGAKNFKLLHKTLLMAVFLLLLISIPISLLWLNVDKILTSFGQKEDISYIAKRYLINLLPDLPVLSLLCPLKAYLSSQGVTLPIMYTTAAATSLHIPINIFLSRAKGIQGVAMAVWITDLIVVILLTGYVIVAEGLKDNKWKQGGLLDQRGQDWLNLIKLSGPCCLTVCLEWWCYEILVILAGRLPNPEESVSTLVILLNFDYLLYAVMLSLGTCVATRVSNELGANNPKGAYRAAYTTLVVGVFSGCVGALVMIACRGVWGSLYAHNDLMIINGVKKLMLIMAVVEVINFPLLVCGEIVRGTAKPLLGMYANIGGFYLLALPLGVSLAFKAKLGLVGFLIGFLVGASVCFSTLLIFIARIDWEKEAGKAQILTCDKEGEHTPQDSKQDGITI, encoded by the coding sequence ATGTCAGAGACATCGAAGTTAGAAACTTTTCATCCAGAAGCCTCTGAAGGGTGTTCTTTAGAGACTTCTGGATTGAAAGTCTCCAAAGGGTGTTGTTCAAAGACGTTGATGCAGAGCATTTTTCATGAGCTCAAGGTACAAATGAGAATAGGCCTACCATTGGTGGCTATGAACTTGTTGTGGTTTGGTAAGATAACAAGTACATCTGTGTTTCTTGGCCGTCAAGGCAAGCATAACCTAGCCGGTGGCTCGTTAGGGTTTTCCTTTGCGAACGCTACTGGTTTTGCTGTTTTATACGGAATCTCTGCTGCAATGGAACCCATTTGTGGGCAAGCTTTCGGAGCCAAGAACTTTAAGCTTCTCCACAAAACCCTTTTGATGGCGGTGTTCTTGCTTCTCTTGATCTCGATCCCTATATCTCTCTTGTGGCTCAACGTTGACAAGATCCTCACAAGTTTTGGTCAAAAAGAAGACATATCCTACATAGCCAAGAGATACCTTATCAACCTCCTTCCTGATCTACCAGTTCTCTCTTTGCTTTGTCCCCTTAAGGCTTATTTAAGCTCACAAGGCGTTACGCTCCCCATCATGTACACCACAGCTGCAGCCACTTCTCTTCATATCCCCATCAACATATTCCTCTCTAGAGCAAAGGGAATCCAAGGAGTTGCAATGGCGGTTTGGATCACAGATCTTATCGTCGTGATTCTTCTAACGGGGTACGTGATAGTCGCTGAGGGATTGAAAGATAACAAATGGAAACAAGGTGGGTTGTTGGACCAACGTGGTCAAGACTGGCTTAATCTGATCAAGCTTAGTGGACCGTGTTGTCTCACCGTGTGCCTCGAGTGGTGGTGCTACGAGATCTTGGTCATATTAGCCGGGAGGTTACCAAACCCTGAGGAGTCAGTATCGACCTTGGTCATACTTCTCAACTTCGACTACTTGCTTTACGCTGTGATGCTCTCTTTAGGCACGTGCGTGGCTACGCGAGTGTCTAACGAGCTCGGCGCGAATAATCCAAAAGGAGCTTATAGAGCAGCTTACACTACACTCGTTGTGGGTGTTTTTTCGGGATGCGTAGGAGCTTTAGTGATGATAGCATGCAGAGGTGTATGGGGGTCTTTGTACGCTCACAATGACTTAATGATCATAAACGGTGTGAAGAAGCTGATGTTGATAATGGCGGTTGTTGAGGTTATAAACTTCCCTTTATTGGTATGTGGAGAGATTGTTCGTGGAACGGCAAAGCCATTGCTTGGAATGTATGCGAATATTGGTGGGTTTTACCTGTTGGCTTTGCCGTTAGGGGTGAGTTTGGCGTTCAAAGCTAAACTAGGTCTTGTAGGATTCTTGATAGGGTTTTTGGTTGGAGCATCAGTTTGTTTCTCGACGTTGCTCATTTTTATTGCAAGGATTGATTGGGAGAAAGAGGCGGGCAAAGCACAGATTCTAACTTGTGACAAAGAGGGAGAACATACTCCACAAGACTCAAAACAAGATGGGATCACAATATGA
- the LOC103861335 gene encoding AT-hook motif nuclear-localized protein 24 produces the protein MDGTQSSLPPPFHSRDFQLHLQQQQQQQQEFFLHHHQQQRNQTDQDDQQGGGGINRQIKMDREETSDNIDNMANNSGSEGKDTNQGEGGSGGGGGSGGDQMTRRPRGRPAGSKNKPKPPIIITRDSANALRTHVMEIGDGCDLVDSVATFARRRQRGVCVMSGTGNVTNVTIRQPGSPSPGSVVSLHGRFEILSLSGSFLPPPAPPNATGLSVYLAGGQGQVVGGSVVGPLLCAGPVVVMAASFSNAAYERLPLEEDEMQTPVHGGGGGGGGGSMESPPMMGGQMPHQQQAMSAHQGLPPNLLGGSAHQGLPQHDNQPYWSTGRPSF, from the coding sequence ATGGATGGAACACAAAGCTCACTCCCTCCTCCTTTCCACTCAAGAGACTTTCAGTTACATCtccaacaacaacagcaacagcaACAAGAGTTCTTCCTCCACCATCACCAGCAACAAAGAAACCAAACCGATCAAGATGACCaacaaggaggaggaggaataAACCGACAAATCAAGATGGATCGTGAAGAGACAAGCGACAACATAGACAACATGGCTAACAACAGTGGCAGCGAAGGTAAAGACACAAACCAAGGAGAAGGAGGAAGCGGTGGCGGCGGCGGCTCAGGAGGAGATCAGATGACAAGAAGACCAAGAGGAAGACCAGCTGGATCCAAGAACAAACCAAAACCTCCGATTATCATCACGCGGGACAGCGCCAACGCGCTTCGAACCCACGTGATGGAGATTGGCGACGGCTGCGATCTAGTCGACAGCGTGGCCACTTTCGCACGCAGACGCCAGAGAGGCGTTTGCGTTATGAGCGGTACTGGAAACGTAACAAACGTCACCATACGTCAGCCTGGATCTCCATCTCCTGGCTCGGTCGTTAGCCTTCACGGAAGGTTcgagattctctctctctcgggaTCTTTTTTACCCCCGCCGGCTCCTCCTAACGCCACAGGGTTAAGCGTTTATCTCGCTGGAGGACAAGGACAGGTTGTTGGAGGAAGCGTGGTGGGTCCTTTGCTATGTGCTGGACCTGTGGTAGTCATGGCGGCTTCTTTTAGCAATGCGGCGTACGAGAGGCTTCCCTTAGAGGAAGATGAGATGCAAACGCCGGTTCACGGAggtggaggtggaggaggaggaggatcgaTGGAGTCGCCGCCGATGATGGGAGGACAAATGCCACATCAGCAACAAGCTATGTCGGCTCATCAAGGGTTACCACCTAATCTTCTTGGTGGTTCAGCTCATCAAGGATTACCACAGCATGATAATCAGCCTTATTGGTCAACGGGACGACCATCGTTTTGA
- the LOC103861336 gene encoding zinc finger A20 and AN1 domain-containing stress-associated protein 9, whose amino-acid sequence MGSEQNDSTSFTQSSEPKLCANGCGFFGSPSNMDLCSKCYRDICAEEAQTAVAKAAVEKSFKPSPSPPPPTLFIAEPDVAKPEKEKAVATVLVVAEPSSATGEATVPEQNEPPSKPARPNRCLCCNKKVGILGFKCKCGSTFCGEHRYPERHDCSFDFKEAGRGEIAKANPVIKADKLQRF is encoded by the coding sequence ATGGGTTCTGAACAGAATGATAGCACGAGCTTCACACAATCATCAGAGCCGAAACTTTGTGCAAACGGATGTGGTTTCTTTGGTTCGCCATCAAACATGGATCTGTGTTCGAAATGCTACCGAGACATATGCGCAGAGGAAGCTCAAACAGCTGTTGCAAAAGCTGCCGTTGAGAAATCTTTCAAGCCATCGCCATCGCCTCCTCCTCCTACCCTCTTCATAGCAGAGCCTGATGTGGCGAAACCAGAGAAAGAAAAGGCGGTTGCTACTGTTCTTGTGGTGGCCGAGCCATCTTCTGCAACAGGAGAAGCTACAGTTCCTGAACAGAACGAACCACCATCTAAACCTGCACGGCCGAACCGGTGCCTTTGTTGCAACAAGAAGGTTGGTATACTTGGGTTTAAGTGCAAATGCGGGAGCACTTTCTGCGGCGAACATCGGTACCCTGAGAGACATGATTGCAGCTTTGATTTCAAAGAAGCTGGGCGTGGAGAGATTGCAAAAGCCAATCCGGTTATTAAAGCTGATAAACTTCAAAGGTTCTGA